From Caldicellulosiruptor hydrothermalis 108, a single genomic window includes:
- a CDS encoding acetyl-CoA carboxylase biotin carboxyl carrier protein subunit: protein MRKFKVKINDQEFVVEVEEIGVENATPVVPRPKIGHFDPKQERHEDKTKQSPVPSSDKNSVVAQLPGTIVRLLKSEGDVVDANEPVLILEAMKMENEITAPVKGKIKRIHVKEGQKVAKGDLLFEIE from the coding sequence ATGAGAAAGTTCAAGGTAAAGATTAATGACCAAGAATTTGTTGTAGAAGTGGAAGAAATAGGAGTTGAAAATGCTACTCCTGTTGTGCCAAGGCCTAAGATTGGCCATTTTGATCCAAAACAGGAAAGACATGAGGATAAAACAAAACAAAGCCCTGTACCTTCTTCTGATAAAAATTCGGTTGTTGCCCAGCTTCCGGGTACTATTGTAAGGCTGCTGAAAAGTGAAGGCGATGTTGTGGATGCAAATGAACCTGTTTTAATTCTTGAAGCCATGAAAATGGAAAATGAAATAACTGCACCTGTCAAAGGAAAAATTAAAAGAATACATGTAAAGGAAGGGCAGAAGGTAGCAAAAGGAGATTTGCTGTTTGAAATAGAGTAA
- a CDS encoding acyl-CoA carboxylase subunit beta encodes MTDKLKELKQKRERILKLGGEDKIKKQHDSKKLTCRERIEYLLDPGSFNEIDMFVEHRCQEFDMKDTFVPCDGVVTGYGTINGRKVFVYAQDFTSIGGSLGEMHAKKICKVLDLALKYGCPVIGINDSGGARIQEGVDALAGYGEIFYRNTMASGVIPQIAAIMGPCAGGAVYSPAIMDFIFMVDKTSQMFVTGPQVIKAVTGEEISFEELGGAYTHSSKSGVAHFIAEDEYHLLDMIKYLLSFIPSNNMEDPPFIMSSDSEKRLVPELEGIIPSEPNKAYDVKEIIYKVVDNQEFLEVQPYFAQNAVVGFGRIGGFSVGIVANQPKVNAGVLDYDSSDKIARFVRFCDAFNIPIITFTDVPGFLPGVNQEHNGIIRHGAKVLYAYSEATVPKINVILRKAYGGAYIAMSSKHIGADFVFAWPTAEIAVMGPDGAANIIFRKEIQSAQNPEEERKRRIEEYTQKFANPYIAAARGYVDDVIEPQLTRNKIIEALKISITKREQRPPKKHGNIPL; translated from the coding sequence ATGACAGACAAGCTCAAAGAGCTCAAGCAAAAGAGAGAAAGAATACTAAAGCTTGGTGGAGAAGATAAAATAAAAAAACAGCATGATAGCAAAAAACTTACTTGTAGAGAGAGGATAGAATATTTACTTGACCCTGGAAGCTTCAATGAAATAGACATGTTTGTTGAGCACAGATGTCAAGAATTTGATATGAAAGATACATTTGTTCCTTGTGATGGTGTTGTAACAGGTTATGGAACAATCAACGGCAGAAAAGTATTTGTTTATGCCCAAGATTTTACTTCCATAGGCGGTTCACTTGGAGAGATGCATGCAAAGAAGATTTGTAAAGTTTTGGACTTAGCATTAAAATATGGTTGCCCGGTGATAGGTATAAATGATTCTGGTGGTGCAAGAATTCAAGAAGGTGTTGATGCATTAGCAGGGTATGGTGAAATCTTCTATAGAAATACCATGGCATCAGGTGTAATTCCACAAATTGCAGCTATCATGGGACCTTGTGCAGGTGGAGCTGTATACTCTCCTGCTATTATGGATTTTATTTTTATGGTGGACAAAACCAGCCAAATGTTTGTTACAGGACCTCAGGTTATAAAAGCTGTCACTGGAGAGGAGATATCATTTGAAGAGCTTGGTGGCGCTTACACCCACAGCTCAAAGAGTGGAGTTGCTCATTTTATTGCAGAGGATGAGTATCACCTGCTTGACATGATAAAGTATTTATTGTCATTTATACCCTCGAATAACATGGAAGACCCACCTTTTATAATGTCATCTGATTCAGAAAAAAGACTTGTTCCCGAGCTTGAAGGCATAATTCCATCAGAGCCAAACAAAGCTTATGATGTAAAAGAAATAATTTACAAAGTAGTAGACAACCAAGAATTTTTAGAGGTACAACCTTATTTTGCTCAAAATGCTGTTGTAGGATTTGGTAGAATAGGGGGCTTTAGCGTAGGAATTGTAGCAAATCAGCCCAAAGTGAACGCTGGAGTGCTTGATTATGATTCGTCAGACAAGATAGCAAGATTTGTTAGATTTTGCGATGCATTCAATATTCCTATAATAACATTTACAGACGTGCCTGGATTTTTGCCAGGGGTTAACCAAGAACACAATGGTATAATCCGCCATGGGGCTAAGGTCTTATATGCTTACTCAGAGGCAACAGTCCCTAAAATAAATGTAATTTTGAGAAAAGCATATGGTGGGGCTTACATTGCAATGAGCAGCAAACACATTGGTGCAGACTTTGTGTTTGCATGGCCAACTGCCGAGATAGCTGTTATGGGACCGGATGGCGCAGCAAATATTATATTTAGAAAAGAGATACAAAGCGCTCAAAATCCCGAAGAAGAAAGAAAAAGAAGGATAGAAGAGTATACTCAAAAGTTTGCAAATCCATACATTGCAGCTGCCCGTGGGTATGTTGACGATGTAATTGAACCGCAGCTTACCCGCAACAAAATCATTGAGGCGCTCAAAATTTCCATTACAAAAAGAGAGCAAAGGCCCCCCAAAAAGCATGGCAATATTCCATTATAA
- the speB gene encoding agmatinase: MGFNLYKPFFLCATENYQASTIVLAGIPMDFTVSFKPGSRFAPAKIREVSIELEEYSIYQDKTLYDKTFCDMGDLELPFGNVEKSIETIYQFACKLFEEKKVPIFLGGEHLISFPLIKAAANSNGKEFYVLHFDAHADMREEYLGEKFSHATVMRRVGEVIGFKNIYQFGIRSGSKEEIEFAKKNSNLYFVDKCEINNVIKDLKGKKVYLSIDIDVFDPAFAPGTGTPEPGGILSSDFFDILLKLKDLNIIGADIVEVAPYYDISDRTALLAAKIVRELILMIE, translated from the coding sequence ATGGGCTTTAATCTCTACAAACCTTTTTTTCTATGTGCAACAGAAAATTATCAAGCAAGTACCATAGTTTTAGCAGGAATTCCTATGGATTTCACAGTGAGCTTTAAACCAGGCTCACGTTTTGCTCCTGCAAAGATAAGAGAAGTCTCAATAGAGCTGGAGGAGTATTCTATCTATCAAGACAAAACCCTTTATGATAAGACATTTTGTGATATGGGAGATTTAGAGCTTCCTTTTGGAAATGTTGAAAAAAGTATTGAGACAATATATCAATTTGCTTGTAAGCTGTTTGAAGAGAAAAAAGTTCCTATTTTCTTGGGCGGTGAACATCTAATCAGTTTTCCTCTAATAAAAGCGGCGGCAAATTCAAACGGTAAAGAGTTTTATGTACTTCACTTTGATGCTCATGCTGATATGAGAGAGGAGTATCTTGGTGAAAAGTTTTCACATGCCACTGTTATGAGAAGAGTGGGTGAGGTAATAGGTTTTAAGAATATATACCAGTTTGGTATAAGGTCGGGGTCTAAAGAAGAAATTGAATTTGCAAAAAAGAATAGCAATCTTTATTTTGTTGACAAGTGTGAAATTAATAATGTTATTAAAGATTTAAAAGGCAAGAAGGTATATCTGTCGATAGATATAGATGTTTTTGACCCGGCTTTTGCCCCTGGTACAGGAACACCTGAGCCAGGTGGAATTCTATCTTCAGATTTTTTTGACATTTTACTTAAATTAAAAGACCTCAATATAATAGGAGCAGACATAGTGGAAGTTGCCCCATATTATGATATTTCTGACAGAACAGCACTACTTGCTGCAAAGATAGTAAGAGAGCTGATATTGATGATTGAATAA
- the speE gene encoding polyamine aminopropyltransferase — MELWFTEQQTPDLGFTCKITKTIYTAKTQYQDLAILETKQFGRMLVLDGAVQTTIADEFCYHELISHVPLFTHPNPKKVAVIGGGDGGVIREILKHDEVEKAYLIEIDREVIEASKKYLPEISCALDDERAEVIITDGIKFVSENKNMFDVIIVDSTDPVGPAVGLFQDSFYKAVFECLKEDGLFVAQTESPFYDQDLIKNVFHAVKSIFPITRLYLGFIPTYPSGLWSFTLGSKKYDPLEVDISKIKRIDTKYYNPELHKALFALPTFVQEIIK, encoded by the coding sequence ATGGAACTTTGGTTTACCGAGCAACAGACTCCTGACTTGGGATTTACATGCAAGATAACAAAGACCATTTATACGGCAAAGACTCAATATCAAGACTTGGCAATACTTGAAACAAAACAGTTTGGTAGGATGCTTGTACTGGACGGTGCTGTTCAGACAACAATTGCAGATGAGTTTTGTTACCATGAGTTAATTTCTCATGTTCCTTTATTCACCCATCCAAATCCCAAAAAGGTTGCTGTCATAGGTGGGGGAGACGGAGGAGTTATCAGAGAAATTCTCAAACATGACGAGGTCGAAAAGGCATATTTAATCGAGATTGATAGAGAAGTTATAGAAGCAAGCAAGAAATACCTTCCTGAGATAAGCTGTGCACTGGATGATGAAAGGGCAGAGGTCATTATAACCGACGGAATAAAATTTGTATCCGAGAACAAAAACATGTTTGATGTTATAATTGTGGATTCAACAGATCCTGTTGGACCAGCAGTGGGGCTTTTTCAAGATAGTTTTTATAAGGCAGTATTTGAATGCTTGAAAGAGGATGGACTTTTTGTTGCACAGACCGAGTCGCCTTTTTATGACCAGGACTTGATAAAGAATGTATTTCATGCAGTGAAGTCTATTTTCCCAATAACAAGACTTTATCTTGGATTTATTCCAACATATCCAAGCGGGCTTTGGAGTTTTACTCTTGGTTCTAAAAAATATGACCCGCTTGAGGTAGATATTTCAAAGATAAAAAGAATTGATACAAAATATTACAATCCAGAGTTGCACAAAGCTCTATTTGCACTGCCAACTTTTGTCCAGGAAATTATAAAATAA